A genomic segment from Osmerus mordax isolate fOsmMor3 chromosome 5, fOsmMor3.pri, whole genome shotgun sequence encodes:
- the plekhh2 gene encoding pleckstrin homology domain-containing family H member 2 isoform X2, producing the protein MAEGEDTMGQEDWKEKCFVLETLLMKFRVQIIKIRELTADKIQQLETQVIDAEKRAFKAHQQWMEEKLKAPEGQSGDSELRLFRRCQELQCLLQEKEEVISLMEQQLEDQKQIRLQDAKTVEEKAARIKEWVMLKLSEFEVESAALRETNQHQEAQLQELQKQVRVVEQQRAGSSPARPGEAQRLSSLTFGCFQVRGKSPQVLTGPEPAQRTLSTQPEGEAEGADQSRMQTSSPENGVQRAAQPRPSDPPLDDQRVCEGAGRPDSRRVSSILSSAASEGEGGPCEDVDSALAYSRPGSETYLTASDDSSSLFDDDMQRTDRPRFSLAGSSEGGLGDREEVRGAKLEDCSSEELNKRFQSQRLDSSSSSSEANTPSPSLTPKRPTPLQDPRDTPASPKQPRLRTPAGFGVMSVALAKRHLSQPPVSTEAAHGRTRNAISMLRPLRPQETDLDQEAGMELGKEMQQQPATLPTSPALPASPTTDTDEPPESPDSLSTLPGSKPPTPPLHRFPSWESRIYAVAKSGIRLSETSSTDPASKDPSLQSSYPAFVLYTSLIYKNMTTPVYTTLKGKATLLSSSAFSEESSSSEESSSSGEEEGSVCSSHTSGSSSRKDGRPSSPCSLKRAVSMSSMTSESDYAIPPDAYSTDTDCSEPETKFPKTCSSTSDNGKSESMEKSGYLLKMVKTWKKTWKRRWFVLKDGELLYYKSPSDVIRRPQGQVEVNGTSSIARGDGKQVLQIVTGKRVYYLKADSPNLLEEWLRVLQSVLRVKAASPLFTQPEIRPGMKGMLLKVKHGYSKRVWCALLGKTLYYFRNQEDKFPLGQIKLWEARVEEVDRSRDSDEESCGRGLQPTPYTIAVHPQEQGPTYLLIESRHEKEAWLYHLSVAAGTTVGSVGTEFEQLVGKLFNLDGDPNSQIWRHPMLCFSKEGLSSPLTTLPSQALQTEAIKLFKTCQLFINVAIDAPAIDYHVSLAQSALQVCLTHPELQNELFCQLIKQTRKRQPQGQSGPLQGWQFLALCVGLFLPQHTFLWLLQGHLKRHGDSRTEAGKYAIYCQRSVERTQQKGERQARASRMEILSILLRNPYHHSLPFSVPVHFLNNTYQVVGFDASTTVEEFQCRLNQDTGMRKTSQSGFSLYTDDPTGRELEHCLQGGIKICDIISKWEQAAKEQHTGKSENTRTVRLTDKNRLYFSLQVRGESERERLLLAFQANEAIIAGHFPVNKELALEMSALLAQVEFGDFERPFSTPTNPSSAQTKSTQTLKQVLERFYPRHYRRTSTEDQLRQLRQRLSTRWASLRGRSSSECVRIYLTVARKWPFFGAKLFEAESISPYPEQGARVWLAVHEDGISVLEHNSIKLLVSHSYKNLMTFGGCRQDFMLVVGQSIGSNATKDKPTEKHLFTMVTSKIREITLLIASYINSAHQQKAAAHHLSAPALLVAQPVNLKSKELRSKSPPAMGRPSKAPTLL; encoded by the exons AtggcggagggggaggacacCATGGGACAGGAAGACTGGAAGGAGAAGTGTTTCGTTCTGGAGACCCTGCTCATGAAGTTCCGCGTGCAGATCATCAAGATACGAGAGCTCACAGCGGACAAG atccaGCAGCTGGAGACTCAGGTGATCGATGCTGAGAAGCGGGCCTTTAAAGCACACCAGCAg tggatggaggagaagctgaAGGCTCCGGAAGGTCAGTCAGGTGACTCAGAGCTGCGTCTGTTCAGGCGCTGTCAGGAGCTCCAGTGTCTCctgcaggagaaagaggaggtcaTCAGCCTGATGGAACAGCAGCTGGAGGACCAG AAACAGATCCGCCTGCAGGATGCTAAGACTGTGGAGGAGAAAGCTGCCAGGATCAAGGAGTGGGTGATGCTCAAACTGTCGGAG TTTGAGGTGGAGAGTGCCGCGCTCAGAGAGACCAACCAGCATCAAGAAGCTCAGCTCCAGGAGCTACAGAAACAGGTGCGAG tggTGGAGCAGCAGCGAGCAGGAAGCAGCCCGGCCCGGCCCGGGGAGGCCCAGCGCCTCAGCAGCCTGACCTTCGGCTGTTTCCAGGTGAGGGGGAAGAGCCCCCAGGTGCTGACGGGACCAGAGCCGGCCCAGCGGACCCTAAGCACCCAGCCCGAGGGGGAGGCCGAGGGGGCAG ACCAGAGTAGAATGCAGACCTCCTCCCCAGAGAATGGTGTCCAGAGAGCAGCCCAGCCACGCCCCTCAGACCCCCCCCTGGAtgaccagcgtgtgtgtgagggcgccGGGCGTCCCGACTCCCGCCGCgtgtcctccatcctctccagcgCCGCGTCGGAGGGCGAGGGAGGGCCGTGCGAGGACGTGGACTCTGCGCTGGCGTACAGCCGCCCGGGCAGCGAGACCTACCTCACGGCCAGTGACGACAGCAGCTCCCTGTTTGACGACGACATGCAGCGGACGGACCGGCCTCGCTTCAGCCTGGCGGGGTCCagcgagggggggctgggggacagggaggaggtcaggggggccaAGCTGGAGGACTGCTCCTCCGAGGAGCTCAACAAACGCTTCCAGTCCCAGAGGTTggactcctcctcgtcctcgagCGAAGCcaacacccccagccccagcctcacccccaagCGACCCACCCCGCTGCAGGACCCCAGGGACACCCCCGCCTCGCCTAAACAGCCGCGCCTGCGCACGCCGGCGGGATTCGGGGTGATGAGCGTCGCCCTGGCGAAACGTCACCTCAGCCAACCGCCCGTCAGCACGGAAGCGGCGCACGGGCGCACGCGCAACGCCATCAGCATGCTCCGCCCCCTGCGGCCCCAGGAGACAGACCTGGATCAGGAGGCTGGCATGGAGTTGGGGAAAGAAATGCAGCAACAGCCGGCCACCTTGCCAACCTCACCCGCCTTGCCAGCCTCGCCCACCACTGACACGGATGAGCCTCCAGAGAGCCCTGACTCTCTGTCCACCTTGCCAGGGAgcaagccccccaccccccctctccacaggtTCCCCTCCTGG GAGAGCAGGATATACGCCGTGGCCAAGTCTGGAAtcagactgtcagagacctcaaGCACAGACCCTGCTAGCAAAG acccctccctccagtcaTCATACCCTGCCTTCGTGCTCTACACATCCCTCATCTATAAGAACATGACCACACCTGTTTACACAACTCTGAAGGGG AAGGCCACTCTGCTGAGCAGCAGTGCGTTCTCCGAGGAGTCGTCCAGCTCGGAGGAGTCGTCCAgttcaggagaggaggagggctcggTCTGCAGCTCCCACACCTCCGGCTCCAGCTCCCGCAAAGATGGCCGCCCCAGCAGCCCCTGCTCCCTCAAGAGGG CTGTGTCCATGTCATCGATGACATCAGAGAGTGACTACGCCATCCCCCCTGATGCCTACTCCACTGACACAGACTGCTCTGAGCCCGAGACCAAGTTCCCcaagacctgctcctccaccagcGACAACGGCAAGAGT GAGTCTATGGAGAAGTCTGGATACCTTCTGAAGATGGTGAAGACCTGGAAAAAGACCTGGAAGAGACGTTGGTTTGTCCTCAAAGATGGAGAACTGCTGTACTACAAGTCACCT AGCGATGTCATCAGGCGACCTCAAGGTCAGGTGGAGGTCAACGGCACCAGTAGCATCGCCCGCGGAGACGGGAAACAAGTTCtacag attgtGACAGGGAAGCGTGTGTACTACCTGAAGGCCGACTCCCCTAACCTCCTGGAGGAGTGGTTGAGGGTTCTGCAGAGTGTGCTGAGAGTCAAGGCTGCCAGCCCACTGTTCACTCAGCCTGAGATACGGCCTGGCATGAAGGGCATGCTgctcaag GTGAAGCATGGCTACTCCAAGCGAGTGTGGTGCGCCCTCCTCGGTAAAACACTCTACTACTTCAGGAACCAGGAAGACAAG ttcCCCCTGGGTCAGATCAAGTTGTGGGAGGCAAGAGTGGAGGAAGTCGACAGGTCACGTGACTCTGACGAAGAGTCATGTGGGCGGGGCTTACAGCCCACACCCTACACCATTGCTGTCCATCCCCAAGAGCAAGGCCCCACCTACCTTCTCATCGAATCGCGGCACGAGAAG GAGGCCTGGCTGTACCACCTGTCAGTGGCAGCGGGCACCACAGTGGGCAGCGTGGGCACAGAGTTTGAGCAGCTGGTTGGCAAACTGTTCAATCTGGACGGAGATCCAA actcTCAGATCTGGAGGCATCCCATGCTGTGTTTCAGTAAGGAGgggctgtcctctcccctcaccacgCTGCCCTCTCAGGCCCTGCAGACAGAGGCCATCAAACTCTTCAAG ACGTGCCAGCTCTTTATCAATGTGGCCATCGATGCCCCGGCCATCGACTACCACGTCTCCCTGGCCCAGAGTGCTTTGCAGGTGTGTCTGACCCACCCTGAGCTTCAGAATGAGTTATTCTGTCAGCTCATCAAACAGACGCGTAAGAGACAGCCCCAAGGGCAGTCCGgacccctgcag GGCTGGCAGTTCCTAGCCTTGTGTGTTGGACTGTTTCTGCCACAGCACACCTTCCTGTGGTTGCTGCAGGGTCATCTGAAAAGACATGGAGACTCCAG GACGGAGGCAGGGAAGTACGCCATCTACTGCCAGCGGTCGGTCGAGCGGACGcagcagaagggagagaggcaggccagGGCGTCTCGTATGGAGATCCTGTCAATTCTCCTCAGGAACCCCTACCACCACTCGCTGCCCTTCAGTGTGCCTGTCCACTTCCTCAATAACACTTACCAG GTGGTGGGTTTTGATGCCTCTACCACGGTGGAGGAGTTCCAGTGTCGACTCAACCAGGACACGGGCATGAGGAAAACTAGCCAATCAGGATTCAGCCTCTACACGGACGACCCTACTGGACGAGAGCTGGAGCACTGTCTACAGGGGGGCATCAAG ATATGTGATATCATCTCCAAGTGGGAGCAAGCTGCCAAGGAGCAGCACACTGGCAAGTCTGAGAATACCAGGACTGTTCGCCTCACTGACAAGAACAG gctgtatttctctctccaggtgaggggggagtcggagagggagagactcctCCTGGCCTTCCAGGCCAACGAGGCCATCATTGCTGGACACTTTCCTGTCAACAAGGAGCTGGCTCTGGAGATGTCTGCCCTGCTTGCACAG GTGGAATTTGGAGACTTTGAGCGTCCCTTCTCCACCCCGACCAACCCCAGCTCTGCCCAGACAAAGTCTACTCAGACTCTCAAACAGGTTCTTGAGCGGTTCTACCCCAGACATTACCGTAGGACCTCCACAGAGGATCAGCTCAG ACAGCTGCGCCAGCGCCTGTCAACCCGCTGGGCCTCCCTCAGGGGTCGGAGTTCATCTGAGTGTGTTAGGATCTACCTGACTGTGGCCAGGAAGTGGCCCTTCTTTGGAGCCAAGCTATTCgaggcagag TCCATCAGCCCATATCCAGAGCAGGGAGCCAGGGTGTGGCTGGCTGTGCATGAGGATGGTATCAGCGTGCTGGAGCACAACTCTATT aaACTACTGGTGTCCCACTCCTATAAGAACTTGATGACGTTTGGAGGATGTAGGCAGGACTTCATGCTGGTGGTGGGTCAGAGTATCGGCAGCAACGCTACCAAAGACAAGCCCACAGAGAAGCACCTGTTTACCATGGTTACTTCcaag ATCAGAGAGATTACCCTCCTCATTGCCAGCTACATTAACAGTGCCCATCAGCAGAAAGCCGCCGCCCACCATCTCTCTGCCCCAGCCTTACTGGTGGCTCAGCCTGTCAATCTCAAAAGCAAGGAGCTCAGGAGCAAATCACCTCCAGCAATGGGCCGACCCAGTAAGGCTCCTACTCTGCtgtga
- the plekhh2 gene encoding pleckstrin homology domain-containing family H member 2 isoform X3, which yields MAEGEDTMGQEDWKEKCFVLETLLMKFRVQIIKIRELTADKIQQLETQVIDAEKRAFKAHQQLQWMEEKLKAPEGQSGDSELRLFRRCQELQCLLQEKEEVISLMEQQLEDQKQIRLQDAKTVEEKAARIKEWVMLKLSEFEVESAALRETNQHQEAQLQELQKQVRVVEQQRAGSSPARPGEAQRLSSLTFGCFQVRGKSPQVLTGPEPAQRTLSTQPEGEAEGADQSRMQTSSPENGVQRAAQPRPSDPPLDDQRVCEGAGRPDSRRVSSILSSAASEGEGGPCEDVDSALAYSRPGSETYLTASDDSSSLFDDDMQRTDRPRFSLAGSSEGGLGDREEVRGAKLEDCSSEELNKRFQSQRLDSSSSSSEANTPSPSLTPKRPTPLQDPRDTPASPKQPRLRTPAGFGVMSVALAKRHLSQPPVSTEAAHGRTRNAISMLRPLRPQETDLDQEAGMELGKEMQQQPATLPTSPALPASPTTDTDEPPESPDSLSTLPGSKPPTPPLHRFPSWESRIYAVAKSGIRLSETSSTDPASKDPSLQSSYPAFVLYTSLIYKNMTTPVYTTLKGKATLLSSSAFSEESSSSEESSSSGEEEGSVCSSHTSGSSSRKDGRPSSPCSLKRAVSMSSMTSESDYAIPPDAYSTDTDCSEPETKFPKTCSSTSDNGKSESMEKSGYLLKMVKTWKKTWKRRWFVLKDGELLYYKSPSDVIRRPQGQVEVNGTSSIARGDGKQVLQIVTGKRVYYLKADSPNLLEEWLRVLQSVLRVKAASPLFTQPEIRPGMKGMLLKVKHGYSKRVWCALLGKTLYYFRNQEDKFPLGQIKLWEARVEEVDRSRDSDEESCGRGLQPTPYTIAVHPQEQGPTYLLIESRHEKEAWLYHLSVAAGTTVGSVGTEFEQLVGKLFNLDGDPNSQIWRHPMLCFSKEGLSSPLTTLPSQALQTEAIKLFKTCQLFINVAIDAPAIDYHVSLAQSALQVCLTHPELQNELFCQLIKQTRKRQPQGQSGPLQGWQFLALCVGLFLPQHTFLWLLQGHLKRHGDSRTEAGKYAIYCQRSVERTQQKGERQARASRMEILSILLRNPYHHSLPFSVPVHFLNNTYQVVGFDASTTVEEFQCRLNQDTGMRKTSQSGFSLYTDDPTGRELEHCLQGGIKICDIISKWEQAAKEQHTGKSENTRTVRLTDKNRLYFSLQVRGESERERLLLAFQANEAIIAGHFPVNKELALEMSALLAQVEFGDFERPFSTPTNPSSAQTKSTQTLKQVLERFYPRHYRRTSTEDQLSPSAHIQSREPGCGWLCMRMVSACWSTTLLNYWCPTPIRT from the exons AtggcggagggggaggacacCATGGGACAGGAAGACTGGAAGGAGAAGTGTTTCGTTCTGGAGACCCTGCTCATGAAGTTCCGCGTGCAGATCATCAAGATACGAGAGCTCACAGCGGACAAG atccaGCAGCTGGAGACTCAGGTGATCGATGCTGAGAAGCGGGCCTTTAAAGCACACCAGCAg ttacagtggatggaggagaagctgaAGGCTCCGGAAGGTCAGTCAGGTGACTCAGAGCTGCGTCTGTTCAGGCGCTGTCAGGAGCTCCAGTGTCTCctgcaggagaaagaggaggtcaTCAGCCTGATGGAACAGCAGCTGGAGGACCAG AAACAGATCCGCCTGCAGGATGCTAAGACTGTGGAGGAGAAAGCTGCCAGGATCAAGGAGTGGGTGATGCTCAAACTGTCGGAG TTTGAGGTGGAGAGTGCCGCGCTCAGAGAGACCAACCAGCATCAAGAAGCTCAGCTCCAGGAGCTACAGAAACAGGTGCGAG tggTGGAGCAGCAGCGAGCAGGAAGCAGCCCGGCCCGGCCCGGGGAGGCCCAGCGCCTCAGCAGCCTGACCTTCGGCTGTTTCCAGGTGAGGGGGAAGAGCCCCCAGGTGCTGACGGGACCAGAGCCGGCCCAGCGGACCCTAAGCACCCAGCCCGAGGGGGAGGCCGAGGGGGCAG ACCAGAGTAGAATGCAGACCTCCTCCCCAGAGAATGGTGTCCAGAGAGCAGCCCAGCCACGCCCCTCAGACCCCCCCCTGGAtgaccagcgtgtgtgtgagggcgccGGGCGTCCCGACTCCCGCCGCgtgtcctccatcctctccagcgCCGCGTCGGAGGGCGAGGGAGGGCCGTGCGAGGACGTGGACTCTGCGCTGGCGTACAGCCGCCCGGGCAGCGAGACCTACCTCACGGCCAGTGACGACAGCAGCTCCCTGTTTGACGACGACATGCAGCGGACGGACCGGCCTCGCTTCAGCCTGGCGGGGTCCagcgagggggggctgggggacagggaggaggtcaggggggccaAGCTGGAGGACTGCTCCTCCGAGGAGCTCAACAAACGCTTCCAGTCCCAGAGGTTggactcctcctcgtcctcgagCGAAGCcaacacccccagccccagcctcacccccaagCGACCCACCCCGCTGCAGGACCCCAGGGACACCCCCGCCTCGCCTAAACAGCCGCGCCTGCGCACGCCGGCGGGATTCGGGGTGATGAGCGTCGCCCTGGCGAAACGTCACCTCAGCCAACCGCCCGTCAGCACGGAAGCGGCGCACGGGCGCACGCGCAACGCCATCAGCATGCTCCGCCCCCTGCGGCCCCAGGAGACAGACCTGGATCAGGAGGCTGGCATGGAGTTGGGGAAAGAAATGCAGCAACAGCCGGCCACCTTGCCAACCTCACCCGCCTTGCCAGCCTCGCCCACCACTGACACGGATGAGCCTCCAGAGAGCCCTGACTCTCTGTCCACCTTGCCAGGGAgcaagccccccaccccccctctccacaggtTCCCCTCCTGG GAGAGCAGGATATACGCCGTGGCCAAGTCTGGAAtcagactgtcagagacctcaaGCACAGACCCTGCTAGCAAAG acccctccctccagtcaTCATACCCTGCCTTCGTGCTCTACACATCCCTCATCTATAAGAACATGACCACACCTGTTTACACAACTCTGAAGGGG AAGGCCACTCTGCTGAGCAGCAGTGCGTTCTCCGAGGAGTCGTCCAGCTCGGAGGAGTCGTCCAgttcaggagaggaggagggctcggTCTGCAGCTCCCACACCTCCGGCTCCAGCTCCCGCAAAGATGGCCGCCCCAGCAGCCCCTGCTCCCTCAAGAGGG CTGTGTCCATGTCATCGATGACATCAGAGAGTGACTACGCCATCCCCCCTGATGCCTACTCCACTGACACAGACTGCTCTGAGCCCGAGACCAAGTTCCCcaagacctgctcctccaccagcGACAACGGCAAGAGT GAGTCTATGGAGAAGTCTGGATACCTTCTGAAGATGGTGAAGACCTGGAAAAAGACCTGGAAGAGACGTTGGTTTGTCCTCAAAGATGGAGAACTGCTGTACTACAAGTCACCT AGCGATGTCATCAGGCGACCTCAAGGTCAGGTGGAGGTCAACGGCACCAGTAGCATCGCCCGCGGAGACGGGAAACAAGTTCtacag attgtGACAGGGAAGCGTGTGTACTACCTGAAGGCCGACTCCCCTAACCTCCTGGAGGAGTGGTTGAGGGTTCTGCAGAGTGTGCTGAGAGTCAAGGCTGCCAGCCCACTGTTCACTCAGCCTGAGATACGGCCTGGCATGAAGGGCATGCTgctcaag GTGAAGCATGGCTACTCCAAGCGAGTGTGGTGCGCCCTCCTCGGTAAAACACTCTACTACTTCAGGAACCAGGAAGACAAG ttcCCCCTGGGTCAGATCAAGTTGTGGGAGGCAAGAGTGGAGGAAGTCGACAGGTCACGTGACTCTGACGAAGAGTCATGTGGGCGGGGCTTACAGCCCACACCCTACACCATTGCTGTCCATCCCCAAGAGCAAGGCCCCACCTACCTTCTCATCGAATCGCGGCACGAGAAG GAGGCCTGGCTGTACCACCTGTCAGTGGCAGCGGGCACCACAGTGGGCAGCGTGGGCACAGAGTTTGAGCAGCTGGTTGGCAAACTGTTCAATCTGGACGGAGATCCAA actcTCAGATCTGGAGGCATCCCATGCTGTGTTTCAGTAAGGAGgggctgtcctctcccctcaccacgCTGCCCTCTCAGGCCCTGCAGACAGAGGCCATCAAACTCTTCAAG ACGTGCCAGCTCTTTATCAATGTGGCCATCGATGCCCCGGCCATCGACTACCACGTCTCCCTGGCCCAGAGTGCTTTGCAGGTGTGTCTGACCCACCCTGAGCTTCAGAATGAGTTATTCTGTCAGCTCATCAAACAGACGCGTAAGAGACAGCCCCAAGGGCAGTCCGgacccctgcag GGCTGGCAGTTCCTAGCCTTGTGTGTTGGACTGTTTCTGCCACAGCACACCTTCCTGTGGTTGCTGCAGGGTCATCTGAAAAGACATGGAGACTCCAG GACGGAGGCAGGGAAGTACGCCATCTACTGCCAGCGGTCGGTCGAGCGGACGcagcagaagggagagaggcaggccagGGCGTCTCGTATGGAGATCCTGTCAATTCTCCTCAGGAACCCCTACCACCACTCGCTGCCCTTCAGTGTGCCTGTCCACTTCCTCAATAACACTTACCAG GTGGTGGGTTTTGATGCCTCTACCACGGTGGAGGAGTTCCAGTGTCGACTCAACCAGGACACGGGCATGAGGAAAACTAGCCAATCAGGATTCAGCCTCTACACGGACGACCCTACTGGACGAGAGCTGGAGCACTGTCTACAGGGGGGCATCAAG ATATGTGATATCATCTCCAAGTGGGAGCAAGCTGCCAAGGAGCAGCACACTGGCAAGTCTGAGAATACCAGGACTGTTCGCCTCACTGACAAGAACAG gctgtatttctctctccaggtgaggggggagtcggagagggagagactcctCCTGGCCTTCCAGGCCAACGAGGCCATCATTGCTGGACACTTTCCTGTCAACAAGGAGCTGGCTCTGGAGATGTCTGCCCTGCTTGCACAG GTGGAATTTGGAGACTTTGAGCGTCCCTTCTCCACCCCGACCAACCCCAGCTCTGCCCAGACAAAGTCTACTCAGACTCTCAAACAGGTTCTTGAGCGGTTCTACCCCAGACATTACCGTAGGACCTCCACAGAGGATCAGCTCAG TCCATCAGCCCATATCCAGAGCAGGGAGCCAGGGTGTGGCTGGCTGTGCATGAGGATGGTATCAGCGTGCTGGAGCACAACTCTATT aaACTACTGGTGTCCCACTCCTATAAGAACTTGA